The following DNA comes from Nicotiana sylvestris chromosome 10, ASM39365v2, whole genome shotgun sequence.
TTGGAATTTGTTCTTTATGATTTTTGAaggttatgttttaaatttgagctcatttgaaGTAGACTTACATTGAATCATGtattagtgggcgtttggacataagaattgtaaaatttcaaaaaaagtgagaaaaaaaaatcaagtgaaaatggtatttgaaatttagagttgtgtttggacatgaatataattttgggttgttttttaatttttgtgagtgatctgagtgaaaatttcggaaaataactttttggagtttttcaaattttcgaaaaaattcaaaattcaagttcaagtgaaaattggaaattttatagccaaacaatgatttcgaaaaaagtgaaaaaatttcaaaaaaaaaagtgaaaaaattcttatatccaaacgggctcttagatTGTTGAAAATCGAAGAACAAGTTTATATTTAAGAGTTGTATTCAATAGATTGAACTACTTAAGATTCGAATTTCTGAAGTTGCATTTGAAAGATAGAAGAACTTCAGATTTGATTTCTAAATTTGCATTGAAGAAATTAAATAACTTCAAATTCGAGAGGATACACTGTATAAAATTTCGTGGAATGCGGGTATAACTTCAAAGGTTACCCCAAAagttagtatatataatatattatatttattagTAGTATACATCACATAAACCATTAATATTGTACATGAAAGGTATGTTGTGTTGTATACTTAAAACAATATTAAATATGTTTATATTATATAATATATTGTACACGATATTTATTAGTAATATACATCAGGGTCTTTTTCTCAACATATATGAGATATATTATGAATGTGAAAAGTTAAAAGTAGTTATAActtatttaattaaattttgaataAGTTATATTATGTGTAAATTCCTCATTTAGATATACCTATAACATAAATTTTACCTATAATATTGGTTATTTAAAATAATATTCATAGTTCTCAGGTAATGCTATATCTCCCATTCAGAATAAGTATCTTCTGGAATATTTTATCTTAAAGCGAAGTCATGAATTTTCTCAAGAGTGTTCaaattaaaagaagtgaaaaaaagtTCTTCGACAAAAGGTGTTCGGTATatattatatacctctaaaatataatattttgcCTATATATACAGTTTAATTTTTAGGCAAATGGTGGTCAATTGATCATCCTTTAACACATGTAGCTTCATCCCTGATCTTAAATGgcactatttttttttttcaatccgAGGGGAAATAAGCTATTTAAATATGAACAACGAAAATAACATTATAGGTAAGATGGATACCTTTTTTCCCTTCTTTATGTCAAGTTGGATGCATatattatttttctgatttttgttgttAGCAAATATTTTATTGTCGATTTTCGTCTTCTTAAGCTGAAGGTCTTTTGGAAACATCCTTTCTATCCCTCCGAGGTAGGGGTAGGGTTTGCGTACATTTTATCCTCTTCATACCCTACTTGGAAAATTTTACtgagttgttgttattgttttatGTCAAGTTGGTCTTTGTTTTACTCTAACCAAAATTGTTTTACCCAATAAGAAATTATACCATTATTTTTATAAGATTTTAAAGATGAATATACTAAAATTCGATCAATCTCAATATATAACGATTGAGAATAAAGATCGATTTTAAACTAGAAAGATGCGCTTTTTTGTTTAGTCAAAAAAGGACTCTACTATTATTTTTTaatgaaattttaaaaataaatatgctAAAGTTAAGTCAATTTTAATTTACAATATCAGACATAATCATCAAGTTCTAATTTATAAAATGAGATTTTTTTGTTGACTATGATATTTAAAACTACTAATTTTTAGATACACTTGAAACTTTAATGATGGGAAGAAGTTCATGTTTAAAAAGTAAAcatataatattatatatatatatatatatatatatatatatattataattaaaTGTCAACAAACTATATTAGTCttgtaattttaaatttagctttaaagatttaaaaaaatgaaaattaatgATTAATTCACGTACCTATATAGACATGTTTTGAAGCGTCTTAATATCTGCACTTTCTCAAATTAGCATGTCTTGTCTTAAATCACATCATTTTAAAAATTTCTCAAGAAAAGATTAAAATTTAAACCTCCAAATGTTTATCACAAATGTTTTACTTAAAAGAAAGAATAGCTTtgaaataatataaaatataggATAATTAATTTATGCAAAGCACTAATGTTTTACTATTTTATATGTCAAAATATTTAAGCAAAAATTGGTTAATTATTTCTTTTGTGCAAATGTATAAAACAAAATGTCTGGACCAATGGGAATAATGTGTTTGGGTACAATTACTAAATTGCCCACACTGTTGCTTCTAATATATAAAGAGAATATAAATACGTTCTGTCCCGTCCAATCAAGAGAAAATATTTGCAATTCATCCCAAAAATGAGTCTCCATCGATCCCTTCTTCGCATACCTAAAACCCTAATAACCCCCTTTCGCAAATTAGTGCccttttttcaaattaattattaTTCAGTAAATACCCATGTCATTTCTAATGTTAATGACCAAAATCTAAatcccaaaaacccaaaaattgTCCAAGAAGCAGAAAGAATCTGCAAAATTTTATTGAACACCACCTGTTCGACGAAATGTGTAACTGATGCTTTGGGTTCGGTTTCAGTAAATGTGAGTCCTTTATTAGTTGAGGAGGTTGTAAAGAAGCTCAGCAATTCTGGGGTTTTAGCATTGTCTTTTTTCCGTTGGGCTGAGAAACAGAACGGTTTCGTGCATACTTCAGAGAGTTATCATGGGTTGATTGAAGCTTTAGGAAAGATCAAACAGTTTAAAATGGTTTGGATTTTGGTTGATGAGTTGAAGAAAAAAGGGTTGTTGTGTAAAGAGTCATTTGCACTTATTTCACGGAGATATGCTCGTGCTAGGAAGGTAAAAGAAGCTATCGAGGCGTTTGAGAGGATGGAGAAATATGGGTTGGTTGTTGAGTTGCAAGATTTTAATAGATTGCTTGATACATTGAGCAAGTCTAGGAATGTTGGGAAAGCACAAGAGGTGTTTGATAAATGGAAGAATAAAaggaaattcaagcctaataTTAAGTCATATACTATATTGTTAGAAGGGTGGGGTGGAGAGAAGAATTTGTTGAGGCTAAATGAAGTTTATCAGGAGATGAAGGCTGATGATATTGAGCCTGATGTCGTGAGCTATGGAATCATGATCCATGCTCATTGCAAGGTTAAAAAGTATGGTGAGGCGATTGAGTTGTTACGCGAAATGGAAAGGAAGAAGATTAGGGTAACCCCTCATGTGTATTGCACGTTGATAAATGGTTTGGGATCGGAGAAAAGGTTGGTTGAGGCTCTTAAGTATTTTGAGCTATATAAGGGTAGTGGTTTTGATCTTGAGGTATTCACGTTTAACGCAATGGTGGGAGCTTATTGCTGGTCTATGCGTATGGACGATGCATATAAGTTACTTGATGAGATGAGGAGAAGTAAGATTGGTCCAAATACGCGAACATATGATATCATTCTTCACCATCTTATAAAGGCCAGAAGAACGAATGAGGCTTATTTGGTGTTTCAGAAAATGAGCAATGATCCTGGCTGCGAACCGACTGTGAGTACATACGAGATAATGGTGAGGATGTTCTGCAATGAGGACCGGACCGATATGGCTCTAAGGGTATGGGATCAAATGAAAGCTAGGGGAGTTCTTCCGGGAATGCATATGTTTTCGACATTGATTAACAGCTTTTGCCATGAGAATAGATTGGATGATGCCTGCACATACTTTCAAGAAATGCTTGATATGGGCATGAGACCTCCACTTCCCTTGTTTGATAATCTAAAACGGGCACTTCCTGAAGAGGGAAAAGAGGATACTGTTAAAGCTTTGTGGAGGAAACTTGAGAAACTAAGGAAAAGCAACTTAGTTGGATAGAGACAACTTAAGGTGGAACCACGGGTTCAAGCCGTAGAAATAGCGTCTTGCAGAAATGCAAGATAAGGttgcatacaatagacccttgtggtttggcccttccccggaccccgcacaTAATAGAAGCTTAGTGTGCCGGTttgccttcttttttttttttttttgtattcttCACAATTGAATCGATTGAGTTTTTTTGGAACATCCAAGGTGCCTCATTATGTCCATTTTCACTTTTGTCCCCGCTTGCAGCCAATACAACCACAATCTAACTTGCACGAGATTCAACAACCGAAGCTATCGGTAGTCCCCAGGGGGCGGCATATTAGGCATGAGAGAAAAGCATATTGGCTAGTGATTGTGAGGCCCCAATTCTTGACTGGATCTCGCTTCAtcaaattcttttcaaagaaatTGAGCACTAGCACATATGGCTATGGATACTACAAACAAGCTTTCTGCAATTACTGCCGAAATGGGCAATGCAAAGTGAACTTTTATGTTTAATGAGGATTCGAATAGCCAAATCTAACTTGTTTGGTACTGAATCGTAGTAGTATTTGTTTTTTATATTTCTTCTTTAATATTGTTATTCTACACTTTTGTAAGCGCCTCGCGAGTAGTTGGTGCTAAACTCAAACTAAAATCTTGACCTACATAGGATGTTGAGAAAAGAAATGCCAATTAAGTAATTCTAATCCGTTTAAAACCATTGCTAAGGAAAAGTGGAAACCTAGATGAAAAATAGAGTACAACAAATGTTTAGCATCGCAGAATATTAATATTCTCAAGATGGAGAGTGGTATTGAAATACATCTCAATTCTACTAGTCAAACTATTTCATATTACTCAAAGTCAAGAACCTACAATTTCATTCACTTTAACTCTAAAACTATTGTTACCAAAACCAGCAGTATAATTTCCAGTTTCCAAATGTCACAGCACTAAAGTTCCACCATCAACCTATCCTGTATCATAAAACaaaaaagcaccaacatatcaaAATCAATTCACACACAAaataaatctttaaaaaaaaaggcAGAATCAATCAAACACAATGTTCCAAACAATTTGTAAGCAGTGGCGGATGCAGGATCTCCACGAAGGGGTTCAAAATTCTTCTTTCTAAATTGAAAAATAACTTATTAGCTAAAAGTAAGAACTATATATACTCTATTATAAAAATTTAATGAAAAGATAACATAACTATTGGGATTAATTTTTATGCATGTTGTATTGTCACAACCAATTGCATCTAATAGCTTTGACAATACTATTCCTATGTTCTTAATCTTTGACATCAgtcaattttattttaatttttatatgtatttcTGTATCTTATCATCATAGGCAGATCCGGGATTTAAATCTTATGGGTTCAATTTTAAGGCTTTTAACATTGAAcccattgtatttttaaatttatgggttcatatctactatttttgcaattttaatgaatttttacatacaaatttttacgccgcgtcgaaagttatgggttcagttgaacccgtaggTTATACGCCGCATCCGCCACTGCTTATCATAATGATAAAACTAATGActactatatatttttaaaccttttaattttttattgTGGATAATTTACGTGGTTAGAAACTGATTGTAATAGCAATAATACTCCATACACTATATGCCAAAATAATAAAATTCGTTTAAgcgctttatatatatatatatatatatatatatatatatatatatatatatatatatatatacacacacattcaCGGGTTATACGTATATTAATGCTTTCATGCTGGAAAAGTGTCACTTATATAGATTTAAATATATTGCAAAAGTATTACATAAAGAGAGTCCAAGAGGGTGAAAAATCATAGTTAACAGACAATTGTCCCAATTCAATTAATAAGAAcataatttatataaaataaattttaattgattttaaagttCTACATAGCATGACTAACTACATTCACACCTCAAATAAGAACCATTataaaattttagttgacaatccaaataatttaaaaattattttagttgAATTTTCGTTTACGTACAGAGCTCAAGGACTCACATTTTATATAAAAATTTACCttgtataaattatttccttatttgaattaagTAACATAACTATAACAATTttcatgttattttttcttatatatAGTATTTTAAAATTAACTATTGTGCATATGAAATAGAAGATTTATACAAACTTATCTCATAGGCTAGGCTTATATATAAGATTTATCGTGGAATTTCCTATTCCTTTTTCCGGTGTTTTTTCTCTTTAATTTCTCTATCCCTCGTTAATGATCAAACCATTTACATACagaaataaaaaattaataagcTACCTCAAATTATTCTTTGTGCACATGTATAAATAGCACTATAAAATTTTAGTTGATGCTTGTCTTAATAGTTAATACTGATGTTGCACTTTGGTAATGCATCTTTCTGAAAGCAAGAATACTACTAGAGGCGGAGCTAGAATTTTAGCTCGTTTTAGTTACTGGGTTcgcaattaaatatttttatatatttaataatttttttaatacaaatatagtGTTTAaacaaaagctactgggttcgaCCGAACCCGTAACTACCACACTACCTCCGCCCCTGAATACCACACCAGGAAGGATCAATCACCCATAAACACGAGAACTACATACTCGTTatcataaaaataacaacttaGACCAAACAGAAAATTTGTAACTTCGATAAAATTTAAGTGAACGTGAGCATTCACTGGGTTGTCGTTGTTCATAAAATTTAAGTGAAATTCTCGGGCGCTATCACAAAAAAACGCCTGGATGCTTCATGATCAAGAGTCTGATACTCTATTGGAATTATGAATTCTTTGTAGTTTTGATACGTCAATGAGATGCAACACGACAAACAAGGTAAAAATATTCAAGATACATGAACTGATTGCACAATTTATAATAGAGACTTTACCAAGACGATAATTTGTTTTTCATGAAATAAGTAAAGAAATAAAGATCAAATTTTGGGAAAGCCAAAAGCTAAAGGAAAAACTTAATTTAAATCGAAAATCATAACCTAATTAGAGGCTGGCAGCGATTAGCAACTGATTGAATAGTTGTTTATTATAGAGTTTGATACCGTTCGCTAGCCCTAATTTAAAGTAAGGAAAAAGAATTTATATTAGGAAAAATTAAgtcaataaggaaagatttaataaatACAATTTTAGTTGTTTTTaaagttttaatattgttaaattactattttgttcaatataatatatatttttaaagggtaaaaaaggcgaacgacatttcgctaagggccttcgtgcttttaatataacatatATAAATTATACTAAGCAATATTTCACGATAATTtctaatttttatgtatttttttcttCATTATAATTTTATGAGTTTAAGTGCTATGTACTGTGTAGTATAATACAACCAACCCCATTTGAATTACTAATTACTCCTTCTATTCTTATTTATGTAAATTCTTTTGCTTTTCGATAATCAATTTGGCTAATCTTTGAAGTTAAATTGAAGTAGATTAGCTCAGTATTCTCATGCCAATATGATGaaaaaaatgtatttcaaaatgTAGTTAAGAAACTAGGGATGTCAAATTTGGACCAAGCCCCAAAtaaccccctccccccccccaacccaGGTTGAGCTGGTTATTGACCCATCCATTTACTGAACTCAGTCCATTTTGACCCAACCGATCTCAACCCATTTAaaatgggagaaattcaaaaatagccagatatacaagtggtcatttaaaaatagtcatgGTTTCAAAAGTAATTAAAATATAGCTACTTTTCATATAAACATAAAtatgaacgaaaatactgttcaaaatccggaaaaaaactccggtataatatactggagttccagtataaactccggtatattatactggagttccagtataatatactggagattggagcattggtgttccaatctccagtatattatacttgaactttccgtgtgttggagttccagcataatatgcaggaagttcatacacaggtgcactgatctccagtatattatgctggaactttccgtgttgcagcaaaatagtgactatttttaatgactttgcaaacactgGCTATTTCTGAATGACCAGTTTAAAAATTGGCTagcctgtaagcacgtgatttttgaccctccccgagaattttcacatttttagcgtgaatatgtgaaactgggtctagtatagctattttaactatttttactttatttcgttgcaaaaagaaaaattacaaaaaatatatatataattttagtttatgtatttctcataaacttgaaaaatacaaaaaaaaattgtactttgttttggtactttatataaattcgaaaattacaaaaaaatatatataattctattaatattttgtagtcgttttaatacaaaaaatattattttatattttgtctttattaaaaaaacgaaaattacaaaaaatagttttattaatattttatagtcattttgactttgatacaaaaatattacttcatattttatcttaatacttacgaaaattacaaaaaatagttttattaatattttgtagctattttaaatccttaaaaatatttaaaaagatatagttttgttaaatactagtcttatttttggtagttattttgcttacataggactagttaagcaacatTTTCTATTTCTCGgctccgggcaaaagaataatattcgggttcaaactacccggtttttaggcctaattttcggacctagcccataataaaccgtgtccaggacacatggggaaccccaccacgcgtgggggacataaaccttgaaccccaccacgcgtggggctcatttttcttggcaaaacattacaaaacacggacaaacacaTTTGACAAGGGGAGGACTTTGAAAATTTTGGCAAAAaatactgttcatcttcttctttgagaagaagaagcaaaaaccctAAACCATCGTGAAAAAAaaaccaccctcctcctcctaaTCTTCCCACCGGAAAAACCAGACCCGTCGTACCCCCCGTCACCAAAACCCACCAGCTCCATCGCCCACCTCCACTGTCCGAACACCACCCCAAACAGCTCCCCCTCCTTGTCGTCAACCACTGCCCGTCGCCACCATCAAACGACCACCCCATCTCCTCCCAAACTCCCTCGCGACCACTCCGTCATCTTCCCCGGCGACATTGCTGCTCGTCGTCACCCCCACCAAACGCCACCACCCTCGTTCCACCTCCAAACCCTCTCCAGCTGCCTCGTCCGTCAAACACCCGTTAACAGCCCCCCCTCGTTGTCACTGCCCAGTCCGTCACTCCCCGGCGACCACCAGCAGTCTACCATTTCTGCTTCGTCCGTCGTCCCCCACACACCACAACCACACGATCAGTTGAACCTCCATAATTGGTCATTCACGCTACTGTCCAGCAGTGGGTTCCCTGCGTTCCATTTTGTTGTGCGATCTCTTTTGTCATTCAAAGTGTCGTTGCATCCCAGCCCGTtagtttgagtccatttttggaGATCGTTTGTTGAGGTCTGTTCGGAGGCGTGTATCGAAGcttcgaggttgttgtccgaggtttcgtcgcaggtccaacgcatcggacgataatatcaagtaggtcatctctgtccgtgtccttcatatttgttgtttagtaACATGTACATGCGCTTGTTGAAATataatcctagttcatgcggatagtacgcgaaattacgcgagacatatatacatgatgattgcgaattgctatatttgataattaactccgtatggtgttgaaatttggccgtgaatgtcttttccgttgtttcgttattttaagtagctatttgacattttgtttcttcatgtttaaattgttgttatccaaatattggtcgtaatagaggtttgcacatattctgaaaggtgttaattatttagt
Coding sequences within:
- the LOC104236148 gene encoding pentatricopeptide repeat-containing protein At1g71060, mitochondrial-like, which gives rise to MSLHRSLLRIPKTLITPFRKLVPFFQINYYSVNTHVISNVNDQNLNPKNPKIVQEAERICKILLNTTCSTKCVTDALGSVSVNVSPLLVEEVVKKLSNSGVLALSFFRWAEKQNGFVHTSESYHGLIEALGKIKQFKMVWILVDELKKKGLLCKESFALISRRYARARKVKEAIEAFERMEKYGLVVELQDFNRLLDTLSKSRNVGKAQEVFDKWKNKRKFKPNIKSYTILLEGWGGEKNLLRLNEVYQEMKADDIEPDVVSYGIMIHAHCKVKKYGEAIELLREMERKKIRVTPHVYCTLINGLGSEKRLVEALKYFELYKGSGFDLEVFTFNAMVGAYCWSMRMDDAYKLLDEMRRSKIGPNTRTYDIILHHLIKARRTNEAYLVFQKMSNDPGCEPTVSTYEIMVRMFCNEDRTDMALRVWDQMKARGVLPGMHMFSTLINSFCHENRLDDACTYFQEMLDMGMRPPLPLFDNLKRALPEEGKEDTVKALWRKLEKLRKSNLVG